From the Argentina anserina chromosome 3, drPotAnse1.1, whole genome shotgun sequence genome, the window GTTAAAGACACTTAATTTGGAAGAACACATGCAGGGGCTTTAGAGATTAGAAATGATAAATTGTTGGGTCTAGTAGAGCAGCTCTTCACTATATTGTAGGATTTCTTAATTTGGATTCAACTCGAGCACATGTAGCTAGCTAGGGATGAACAGTTTTAGTTAACTTTTGAAGCTACTGTTTACCATCTAAAACAAATCTCAGAATGCCAACGAAGACCTgatatttattcttttttgcCATCAATAACAATTCATATGTTTTGTTGCTTTGATAACAATTCATATTATAATGAGACAAACACTACAACCGAATAAGGAGCAAAACAGACGCAACATCATCTAAAGACTTGAATATTTCTTGAAACAAGGAATGTACAAGAACTTGGGTAGACACCCTATAACTAAAACCCAAAACAACATTTAAATTAGCTCTACAAAATAAATTAGCAACAACAAATTAATATGAGAAATAACACCCTTAACTACTACTTCATAACTAGCTAGAAGAATCAGCGATTCTTGTTATATCATCCAATATTTCACAGCAACTTAGCAATGTAATCCTTGAGCAATGGGTTCGATTGGATGTCTTGATTATTTGCTAGGGTTTCAACAAAATCTCTTGAAACCAAGCACTTTTCTTCTGAGTACAACTTCTCCTGAACAATTGGGGATGCAAGAACTTGAAGACCTTCCGGATTTTGCAACCATTGGCCTTTTTTCACCTGCAACAACCAATCACCTAATGTCTAAATCATTTGATCTTtaatgaaaaggaaaaataagTAAAGTGGTAAACAAAATAACCTATATATTACTATTGGTTACCTGCACTGAATCCATAAATTTGAGCATTGAAACTTGTGCCTTCAAGAATTTGATGTACTTATGAGCGGCTTGCAACATTTCAGCAGTATTCATCTTGCTTCCACTGGGAACCAGCCTTCCAAGCTCACCAGTCTTCTCTGTTATCTTCCTCCTTCTCTCGCGGGCTGCAATGCTTTGTGGAGACAAGCTCACTCCTCCATTACTGTTTGCCTTCATTTTCGCCGCAGTACATTCATCCTTATTGCTTAGTGCACAGTTAGCAGACAATTGGGCTGATGGAAGCTGTTGAATCTGAATTTCAGGAGGTGGCAAAGGTAGCTGAGGCTGCACAAACTCTGGGAGCATACTTGGATTCGGGACAAACCCATTGAAGCCTGAATGGAATTGTTGTTGGGTCTTCTGGCGTTTTGGGTTCTCATCATGATAATAGTATTCGAGATCGTCAAGAGCAGGGAGGAATTCTGGGTCACTGAAAAATGTTTGGGAGAGATGTAGTGGGTTTGGATCGTCAAGAGCTAAACTGTAGTCTAGACCTAATATACTTGCTGCTGCCAGCTCATGTTGTTGGGTCTGGAAGATAAACAGTTGATCATAATCTGGGttattagggttagggttgtCATTGAGAAGCTGAAGAGACCCCCAGTCTGAGCAAAAAGTAGTACTCATAGCAGCCATGGAAGTTGAACTAGAACCTGAAATTAAGCAGTGTACGATATACATGCAAATCTACATTAGATATTGAATTAAGACATTCTCACATGGAAATGtagagagatagagagggGGAGAGGGTACGTACCAGAGAGAATTGCAGTGGACGTACTTAAAGACCAGCATTAATCAACAGATTAACCCTATCAAAGTTTACAAAAGTAATAACCAACTTAAACAAACACCTGCCTGCTTAGTGCTGACTACTATAGATGTCTGCTATATATCACTGACACATGCCCAGCAACTGTTAAcagtgagagagagatagagagaacgGGAGAGAGATGTGGGAAGGTGGGCAgttaattagtttcatttcttCATGCGCAGATAAAGGAGGCGACGATGATAACCGCCACCTCCCGCTTGCTAGCATACACTAACCCCTAATTTGAGTTATGATTATCTAGTGTTGGAGTACCAAGTATGTGTGGTCCTAGCAAATCAAATAGCAACAGTTAATCGTTTtacaaaatacaaaagaagaagacaagGCAAGATTGGTTATAAGCATCGAATTAAAAACTACGTGGAGTAATCAGAGTGTTTAGGATTGGAAGTGTTGTATTACTGAATAACTCCTCCCACTAAACCCTAACTCCCTTTTATTTCTAGAGTTTATTTCCTCTAACCGTTCTGGTTGATTACTCATTTGATGGCGGctattaatttaatcattgTATTAATTGGATTAATAGTACGTTAACGTCCCATTGTATTGATATTGGTACTTTTGTACGTTGATCCTTTTTTTAGTGATCTTGTATTCTTGTTCCGTAATTCAAACAGTAAATACTTAAATGCAACAGC encodes:
- the LOC126789050 gene encoding transcription factor bHLH52-like, whose protein sequence is MAAMSTTFCSDWGSLQLLNDNPNPNNPDYDQLFIFQTQQHELAAASILGLDYSLALDDPNPLHLSQTFFSDPEFLPALDDLEYYYHDENPKRQKTQQQFHSGFNGFVPNPSMLPEFVQPQLPLPPPEIQIQQLPSAQLSANCALSNKDECTAAKMKANSNGGVSLSPQSIAARERRRKITEKTGELGRLVPSGSKMNTAEMLQAAHKYIKFLKAQVSMLKFMDSVQVKKGQWLQNPEGLQVLASPIVQEKLYSEEKCLVSRDFVETLANNQDIQSNPLLKDYIAKLL